The Nitrospirota bacterium genome includes a window with the following:
- a CDS encoding heme peroxidase family protein produces MPHYRQTFLFAGLAGALCSTALIGIAVADDGERDRGRDREMSFTRMFPELPPFAPQTDAARDQAKKLGEKGGLIDALDILSDPVLSITNPAQFSPNNPDNPNMTAGMTFLGQFLDHDITFDPNSPLLEKTNPKKTTNFRTPKFDLDSVYGGGPERSPELYDLSSGVIKLRVEAIPGSEQFSRNGAIRFDLPRDPNTLSAFLGDRRNDENVILSQLHVAMLRFHNAVTDRLRADPTNAGESAEKLFREARRQVRWHYQWIILHDFLPLTIGQARVDDILNSGIRFYRFDRDNPQMPIEFSVAAYRFGHSQIRPSYRLNFGRPDMGHNPFFVFLFDDAQDPNDPDPSDLRGAKRAPRRFVDWQTFFNFGDGNVRPNKQIDGTLSTVVMLLPGSRGPAPGLPADGVQSLASRNLMRHVNFGIPSGQAIAQRMGLPVLTPTQLNALTPFGMERSTPLWFYILKEAELMEQGLRLGPVGGRIVGEVFIGLLKADDTSYLSARPHWTPVLPSATPGEFHMTDLLTFAGVVPPLN; encoded by the coding sequence ATGCCGCATTATCGTCAGACGTTTCTATTCGCCGGGCTAGCAGGGGCGCTCTGTTCTACCGCACTCATTGGTATCGCTGTGGCGGACGATGGAGAGAGGGATCGGGGAAGAGACCGAGAGATGTCCTTTACGCGGATGTTTCCTGAGTTACCTCCCTTTGCGCCGCAGACCGATGCGGCTCGCGACCAGGCCAAGAAGCTGGGAGAAAAAGGCGGCCTCATCGATGCCCTGGATATCCTCAGCGATCCGGTGTTGTCGATTACGAATCCTGCCCAGTTCAGTCCGAATAATCCCGACAATCCCAATATGACGGCGGGCATGACGTTCCTCGGCCAATTTCTCGACCACGATATTACCTTCGATCCGAACTCTCCCTTGCTCGAAAAAACCAATCCCAAAAAGACCACCAACTTTCGGACGCCGAAGTTCGATCTGGACAGTGTGTATGGCGGCGGGCCGGAACGGTCCCCGGAGTTGTATGACCTCAGTTCCGGCGTCATCAAGTTGCGCGTCGAGGCCATCCCCGGGTCCGAGCAATTCTCGCGCAACGGAGCGATCCGATTCGATCTCCCGCGCGATCCGAATACCCTCTCAGCGTTTCTGGGAGACAGGCGCAACGACGAGAACGTGATCCTCTCGCAGCTCCATGTGGCGATGCTCCGGTTTCACAATGCAGTAACAGACCGGCTCCGTGCCGACCCAACGAACGCCGGAGAGTCAGCCGAGAAACTGTTCAGGGAGGCTCGACGCCAGGTCCGCTGGCACTATCAATGGATCATCCTGCACGATTTTCTGCCGCTGACCATCGGGCAAGCGCGCGTGGATGACATATTGAATAGTGGAATCCGCTTCTATCGGTTCGATCGAGACAATCCGCAGATGCCGATCGAGTTTTCGGTGGCGGCCTATCGGTTCGGCCATTCACAAATCCGTCCCAGCTACCGCCTCAACTTCGGACGTCCCGATATGGGGCACAATCCATTCTTCGTGTTTCTCTTCGACGATGCCCAGGACCCCAACGATCCGGATCCAAGCGACCTGCGTGGCGCAAAACGCGCGCCTCGCCGGTTTGTGGATTGGCAAACGTTCTTTAACTTTGGCGATGGAAACGTCCGCCCCAATAAGCAAATCGACGGCACACTCTCCACTGTCGTCATGTTGCTCCCCGGCTCACGGGGACCTGCTCCGGGCTTGCCGGCCGACGGCGTGCAGTCCTTGGCCTCGCGCAATCTGATGCGCCACGTCAATTTCGGAATCCCGTCCGGTCAGGCGATTGCGCAAAGGATGGGACTTCCGGTGTTGACGCCGACGCAACTGAATGCGCTCACGCCCTTTGGAATGGAACGGAGCACACCTCTCTGGTTCTATATTTTGAAAGAAGCGGAGTTGATGGAACAGGGTCTTCGCTTAGGACCTGTGGGAGGCCGCATCGTCGGTGAAGTATTTATCGGTCTCTTGAAGGCCGATGACACCTCCTATCTGTCCGCCAGGCCACATTGGACACCCGTATTGCCCTCTGCGACGCCGGGCGAGTTTCATATGACCGACCTGCTGACGTTTGCCGGGGTAGTTCCCCCGTTGAACTAA
- a CDS encoding methyltransferase domain-containing protein yields MTEPEYVFHRVEDQRELERLRAIERVFDPASRRRLLAAGVQPGWRCLEVGPGAGSVLSWMSNVVGATGRVEAVDLSTKFLPGAWPSNVAVRQGDIRTIPLGDASFDLVHARYVLIHLPDFQVALSRMLASLKPGGWLILEEPDFSASRGVMGELTQMEAVHRVNQAIKVMYDALGMDYALGLTLPSLLQHRGVTGLMVENDAPLSSGGSGMATIMKMSALQLREKYLATGVVTEEDLDLYCRFADDPHAWAIYYATVAVSGRKP; encoded by the coding sequence ATGACAGAACCGGAGTACGTCTTTCATCGAGTCGAAGATCAACGGGAACTGGAGCGGCTTCGCGCCATCGAGCGGGTGTTCGATCCGGCGAGTCGGCGGCGATTGCTGGCCGCTGGCGTACAACCAGGCTGGAGATGTTTGGAGGTGGGGCCCGGGGCCGGGTCGGTTCTCAGTTGGATGAGCAACGTGGTTGGGGCGACAGGGCGAGTGGAAGCAGTCGATCTCTCCACCAAGTTTCTGCCAGGTGCATGGCCGTCGAATGTGGCGGTGCGGCAAGGCGACATTCGTACGATACCGCTGGGCGACGCGTCATTCGATCTCGTCCATGCCCGGTACGTGCTCATCCATCTGCCTGACTTTCAAGTGGCGTTGTCGCGGATGCTCGCATCCCTCAAACCGGGCGGATGGCTGATATTGGAAGAGCCTGATTTTTCTGCTTCGCGAGGCGTGATGGGCGAGCTCACGCAGATGGAGGCGGTGCATAGAGTCAACCAGGCCATCAAGGTGATGTATGACGCATTGGGGATGGACTATGCGCTGGGGCTTACGTTGCCCTCGCTCTTGCAGCACAGAGGTGTGACCGGGCTGATGGTGGAGAATGACGCGCCCCTCTCCTCCGGCGGGTCCGGTATGGCGACGATCATGAAGATGTCGGCGCTGCAATTACGCGAGAAATATCTGGCAACCGGCGTCGTGACGGAGGAGGACCTCGACCTGTATTGCCGCTTCGCCGACGATCCTCACGCCTGGGCGATCTACTATGCCACCGTGGCGGTGAGCGGTCGGAAGCCCTGA